One window from the genome of Vespula pensylvanica isolate Volc-1 chromosome 11, ASM1446617v1, whole genome shotgun sequence encodes:
- the LOC122632861 gene encoding myosin-VIIa, which translates to MVIVTRGDYIWIEPISGREFDVAIGARVISAEGRRIQVKDDDNKEQWLTPERRIKAMHATSVQGVEDMISLGDLHEAGILRNLLIRYNENLIYTYTGSILVAVNPYQILPIYTAEQIKLYKDRKIGELPPHIFAIGDNSYAHMNRYGQDQCIVISGESGAGKTESTKLILQYLAAISGKHSWIEQQILEANPILEAFGNAKTVRNDNSSRFGKYIDIHFNEHGVIEGAKIEQYLLEKSRIVSQSLDERNYHVFYCMLAGLSKEEKQKLELEDASSYRYLTGGGSITCEGRDDAAEFADIRSAMKVLLFTDSEIWEVLKLLAALLHMGNIKYRATVVDNLDATEIPEQTNVQRVAHLLGVPVQSLIDALTRKTIFAHGETVVSTLSREQSVDIRDAFVKGIYGRLFIHIVKKINEAIYRPKNTSRSAIGVLDIFGFENFNHNSFEQFCINYANENLQQFFVQHIFKLEQEEYNHEGINWQHIEFVDNQDALDLIAIKQLNIMALIDEESKFPKGTDQTMLAKIHKTHGTHRNYLKPKSDINTSFGLNHFAGVVFYDTRSFLEKNRDTFSADLLQLIHISSNKFLQTCFIEDIGMGSETRKRAPTLSTQFKKSLDSLMKTLCSCQPFFIRCIKPNEYKKPMMFDRGLCCRQLRYSGMMETIRIRRAGYPIRHSFHEFVERYRFLIPGVPPAHKVDCRAATSKICHVVLGRSDYQLGHTKVFLKDAHDLFLEQERDRVLTRKILILQRNIRGWVYRRRFMRMRAAAMIIQKYWRGYAQRQRYKRMKSGYMRLQALIRSRVLSHRFRHLRGHIVALQARARGHLVRKMYRKKLWAIVKIQAHVRRLIAERRYKKIKYEYRLHIEALRLRKKEERELKDQGNKRAKEIAEQNYRERMQELERKEIEMELEDRRRMEIKKNLINDAAKKQDEPVDDSKLVEAMFDFLPDSSSEAPTPARETSVFNDLPAPKADQQEIISPVQTASEDEEDLSEFKFQKFAATYFQGNITHQYSRKPLKHPLLSLHTQGDQLAAQALWITILRFTGDLPEPRFHTMDRDTTSVMSKVTATLGRNFIRSKEFQEAQMMGMDPETFLKQKPRSIRHKLVSLTLKRKNKLGEDVRRRLQEDEYTADSYQSWLEARPTSNLEKLHFIIGHGILRAELRDEIYCQICKQLTNNPSKSSHARGWILLSLCVGCFAPSEKFVNYLRAFIREGPPGYAPYCEDRLKRTFNNGTRNQPPSWLELQATKSKKPIMLPITFMDGNTKTLLADSATTARELCNQLSDKISLRDQFGFSLYIALFDKVSSLGSGGDHVMDAISQCEQYAKEQGAQERNAPWRLFFRKEIFAPWHEPTEDQVATNLIYQQVVRGVKFGEYRCDKEEDLAMIAAQQYYIEYHTDMNIDRLYTLLPNYIPDYCLAGVDKAIDRWGHLVLQAYKKSYYLKEKVPVLRVKEDIVGYAKFKWPLLFSRFYEAYRNSGPNLPKNDVIIAVNWTGVYVVDDQEQVLLELSFPEITTVSSQKTNKMFTQTFSLSTVRGEEFTFQSPNAEDIRDLVVYFLEGLKKRSKHVIAVQDYKAPGEGSSFLNFQKGDLIILEDDNTGESVLSSAWCVGTCERTGEKGDFPVETVYVLPSLIKPPNDILALFSVESTENGRRLYPQQINGVESRDKPHTLMEYAIDHFRTPPKRTMSKALTLTTARRGHTDELWHHSREPIKQPLLKKLISKEELAEEACFAFNAVLKYMGDLPTKRSRIGNEYTDVIFDGPLKNEILRDEIYCQIMKQLTDNCNRLSEERGWELMWLATGLFTCSQSLLKELTLFLRTRRHPISQDSLQRLQKTLRNGQRKYAPHQVEVEAIQHKTTQIFHKVYFPDDTDEAFEVDSSTRAKDFCQNIAQRLNLRSAEGFSLFVKIADKVISVPEGDFFFDFVRHLTDWIKKARPSRDGISPQFTYQVFFMKKLWTNTVPGKDRNADLIFHFHQELPKLLRGYHKCTKEEASRLAALVYRVRFGESKQELQAIPQMLRELIPSDLVKIQNSNDWKRSIIAAYNQDAGMSPEDAKITFLKIVYRWPTFGSAFFEVKQSTEPNYPELLLIAINKHGVSVIHPQTKDILITHPFTRISNWSSGNTYFHMTIGNLVRGSKLLCETSLGYKMDDLLTSYISLMLTNMNKQRTIRIK; encoded by the exons ATGGTCATCGTCACGCGG ggGGATTATATATGGATCGAACCAATATCGGGAAGAGAATTTGACGTTGCGATCGGAGCACGTGTAATTTCGGCAGAAGGTAGACGAATCCAGGTTAAGGACGACGATAACAAG GAACAATGGCTGACTCCGGAAAGACGAATAAAGGCCATGCATGCTACATCTGTGCAAGGTGTCGAAGATATGATCAGTTTAGGAGACCTCCATGAAGCCGGCATTTTGAGAAATTTACTGATACGCTATAATGAGAATCTCATTTAC ACTTACACAGGCTCCATATTGGTCGCCGTTAATCCATACCAGATACTGCCTATTTACACCGCGGAACAAATAAAGCTTTACAAGGATCGTAAAATTGGAGAACTCCCACCTCACATATTTGCGATTGGCGATAACAGTTATGCACACATGAACAGATACGGTCAAGATCAATGCATAGTAATTAG TGGCGAAAGCGGGGCGGGCAAGACCGAGagtacgaaattaattttacaatatttagcGGCGATCAGTGGCAAACACTCTTGGATAGAGCAACAAATTTTAGAAGCAAACCCAATACTAGAAG cCTTCGGTAATGCCAAAACTGTAAGAAACGATAACTCCTCCCGTTTTGGCAAATACATAGACATTCATTTTAACGAGCATGGTGTAATAGAAGGCGCTAAGATAGAACAATATCTTTTGGAAAAATCTCGCATCGTGTCCCAAAGCTTAGACGAAAGGAATTATCACGTTTTTTATTGTATGCTGGCTGGAttatcgaaggaagaaaagcagAAGTTAGAACTTGAGGATGCCTCATCATACAGGTATTTAACGGGA GGAGGCAGTATAACGTGCGAGGGCAGAGACGATGCTGCTGAATTTGCCGATATAAGATCAGCCATGAAAGTATTGTTGTTTACTGATTCAGAGATATGGGAGGTTTTAAAGCTCCTTGCAGCTTTGTTACATATGGGAAACATAAAATACAGAGCTACCGTCGTAG ATAATTTGGACGCAACGGAAATACCAGAACAGACAAACGTCCAAAGAGTAGCGCATTTGCTGGGTGTTCCAGTACAATCGTTGATAGATGCTCTTACACGAAAAACTATATTTGCTCACGGTGAGACCGTA GTTTCTACGTTATCAAGGGAACAATCAGTTGATATAAGAGATGCTTTCGTTAAAGGAATATACGGTCGATTGTTTATacatatcgttaaaaaaattaacgaagctATCTACAGACCGAAAAATACTTCACGTAGTGCCATCGGTGTGCTCGATATATTTggttttgaaaattttaatcacAATAGCTTTGAGCAATTTTGCATCAATTATGCGAATGAAAATCTACAACAATTCTTTGTACAACATATCTTTAAGTTGGAACAGGAAGAATATAATCACGAAGGTATTAATTGGCAACATATAGAATTCGTCGATAATCAAGATGCTCTAGATTTAATAGCCATTAAGCAACTAAATATTATGGCACTTATTGATGAAGAGTCGAAGTTTCCAAAA GGTACAGACCAAACGATGTTAGCAAAGATTCATAAAACTCATGGAACTCACAGAAATTACTTGAAACCAAAATCGGATATCAATACCTCGTTTGGATTGAATCATTTCGCTGGTGTCGTTTTTTATGACACTAGAAGTTTTCTCGAAAAGAATAGAGATACGTTTAGCGCTGATTTATTACAACTCATTCATATATCCTCAAATAAGTTTTTGCAAACGTGTTTCATTGAGGATATTGGCATGGGTTCTGAAACCAGAAAAAGAGCGCCGACTTTGTCAACTCAATTCAAAAAATCATTAGATTCGCTTATGAAGACGTTATGCAGCTGTCAGCCTTTCTTCATAAGATGTATTAAACctaacgaatataaaaaaccTATG ATGTTTGATAGAGGATTATGTTGTCGACAATTAAGATACTCTGGAATGATGGAAACAATTAGAATACGCAGAGCTGGATATCCAATTAGGCATTCCTTCCACGAGTTCGTTGAGAGATATAGATTCCTCATACCCGGTGTACCTCCTGCGCACAAA GTCGATTGTCGAGCTGCTACTTCAAAAATTTGCCATGTAGTTCTAGGAAGATCGGATTATCAATTAGGACACACTAAAGTATTCTTGAAGGATGcacacgatttatttttagagCAAGAACGCGATCGTGTTTTGACGcgaaaaattttgattttacaaCGCAATATACGTGGATGGGTTTACAGAAGAAGATTTATGCGTATGCGAGCAGCTGCAATGATAATACAAAAGTATTGGAGAGGCTACGCTCAACGGCAGCGTTACAAACGTATGAAGAGTGGCTACATGAGATTACAAGCTCTGATAAGATCACGAGTGCTGTCTCATAGGTTCAGACACTTGCGAGGACATATAGTAGCTCTTCAGGCACGAGCTAGGGGTCATTTGGTACGCAAAATGTATCGCAAAAAATTATGGGCCATTGTTAAAATTCAAGCTCATGTGAGAAGATTAATAgcagaaagaagatataagaaaattaaatatgaatacaGATTGCACATCGAAGCGTTAAGGCTAcggaagaaagaggaacgcGAATTAAAAGatcaaggaaataaaagagctAAAGAAATTGCTGAACAAAACTATAGG GAACGAATGCAAGAATTGgaacgaaaagagatagaaatggaaCTTGAAGATAGGCGTAGGAtggaaattaagaaaaatttgattaatgaTGCAGCTAAGAAACAAGATGAACCAGTCGATGATAGCAAATTAGTCGAAGCGATGTTCGATTTCTTACCTGATTCGAGTAGCGAAGCACCAACGCCAGCCAGGGAAACGTCTGTTTTTAAT GATCTTCCAGCTCCTAAAGCTGATCAGCAAGAAATTATTAGTCCAGTTCAAACTGCTTCGGAAGATGAGGAAGACTTATCCGAATTTAAGTTCCAAAAGTTTGCAGCTACGTACTTCCAGGGTAATATTACACATCAGTACTCTAGGAAACCATTGAAACATCCGTTGTTGTCTCTGCATACACAAGGAGACCAATTG GCTGCTCAAGCTTTATGGATCACCATACTTCGTTTCACTGGTGATCTTCCCGAACCACGTTTCCATACAATGGATAGAGATACGACGTCTGTTATGTCCAAAGTAACTGCTACACTTGGACGTAATTTCATTAGAAGTAAAGAATTCCAGGAAGCACAAATGATGGGCATGGATCCG GAAACCTTTTTAAAGCAGAAACCACGATCTATCAGGCATAAATTAGTATCGTTGAccttaaaaaggaagaataaattaGGAGAGGATGTTAGAAGGAGACTGCAAGAAGATGAATATACAGCAGATAGCTATCAATCTTGGCTGGAGGCAAGACCGACTTCAAATCTAGAGAAACTACATTTCATCATCGGCCATGGAATACTCAGAGCAGAATTAAGAGATGAAATTTATTGCCAGATTTGCAAACAATTAACCAATAATCCTTCAAAATCATCGCACGCCCGTGGCTGGATTTTATTGTCTCTCTGTGTTGGTTGTTTTGCACCGtctgaaaaatttgtaaactaTCTTCGTGCATTTATAAGAGAAGGGCCACCAGGCTATGCTCCGTACTGCGAAGATCGCCTTAAAAGAACGTTCAATAATGGTACTAGGAATCAGCCTCCAAGCTGGTTGGAACTTCAGGCAACAAAATCCAAAAAACCAATTATGCTTCCTATTACATTCATGGATGGAAATACCAAAACTCTTCTTGCCGACTCAGCGACCACTGCTAGGGAATTGTGCAATCAATTAtccgataaaatttcattaaggGATCAATTTggattctctctttatatcgcATTATTCGATAAAGTTTCATCATTGGGGAGTGGTGGTGATCATGTCATGGATGCTATTTCTCAATGCGAGCAGTACGCTAAGGAACAGGGCGCACAGGAACGAAATGCACCATGGAGATTGTTTTTCCGGAAAGAAATCTTTGCCCCGTGGCACGAACCAACGGAAGATCAAGTAGCGACGAATCTGATATATCAGCAAGTGGTCAGAGGTGTGAAATTCGGAGAATATCGCTGCGACAAGGAAGAAGATTTGGCAATGATCGCGGCTCAACAATACTATATAGAGTATCATACGGACATGAATATAGACAGATTATATACTTTACTACCTAATTACATACCAGATTATTGTTTAGCTGGTGTTGATAAGGCCATTGATAGGTGGGGACATCTTGTTCTGCAAGCATATAAAaag AGTTactatttaaaagaaaaggtacCTGTTTTACGTGTTAAAGAGGATATAGTAGGCTATGCAAAGTTTAAATGgcctttacttttttctcgctTCTATGAAGCTTATAGAAATTCTGGTCCAAATTTGCCTAAGAACGATGTCATTATAGCTGTCAACTGGACTGGGGTTTATGTTGTTGACGATCAGGAACAAGTGCTTCTGGAATTGTCCTTCCCTGAAATTACCACCGTGTCTAGTCAAAA AACGAACAAGATGTTTACACAGACATTCAGTTTGTCGACGGTGCGAGGAGAAGAGTTTACATTCCAGAGCCCTAACGCAGAAGATATTCGTGATCTGGTTGTATACTTTTTAGAAGGTTTGAAAAAACGTAGTAAACATGTTATAGCAGTACAAGATTACAAAGCACCTGGCGAAGGATCGTCTTTCCTAAATTTCCAAAAAGGAGATCTTATCATCTTGGAAGACGACAATACTGGTGAAAGTGTTCTTAGCTCGGCTTGGTGTGTTGGAACTTGTGAAAGGACTGGCGAGAAAGGTGACTTTCCTGTAGAGACAGTTTACGTTCTACCATCTCTTATAAAGCCACCGAATGATATATTG GCGTTATTCAGCGTGGAAAGTACTGAAAATGGCCGTAGGTTATATCCTCAACAAATAAATGGAGTTGAATCTCGAGACAAACCTCATACTCTTATGGAATATGCCATTGACCATTTCCG AACTCCACCAAAGAGAACAATGTCAAAAGCTTTAACTCTAACAACTGCGAGAAGAGGTCATACGGATGAATTATGGCATCATTCGAGAGAACCAATAAAGCAGCcacttttaaaaaaattaatatctaagGAAGAACTTGCGGAAGAAGCATGCTTTGCTTTCAATGCTGTTTTGAAATATATGGGTGATTTACCAACGAAAAGATCTCGAATTGGCAACGAATACACCGATGTTATTTTTGATGGTCctttaaagaatgaaattttaagaGACGAAATTTATTGTCAAATAATGAAGCAATTAACAGACAACTGTAATAGATTGAGCGAAGAACGAGGATGGGAGTTGATGTGGCTTGCTACTGGACTTTTTACTTGTAGTCAAAGTCTTCTTAAG gaattaacattatttttacgcACGAGGCGGCATCCCATATCTCAAGATTCATTACAAAGGCTTCAAAAGACTTTACGTAACGGTCAACGAAAATATGCTCCGCAtcaagtagaagtagaagctATTCAACATAAAACAAcacaaatatttcataaagttTATTTTCCAGACGATACTGATGAA GCGTTTGAGGTAGATTCATCTACAAGAGCAAAGGATTTTTGTCAAAATATTGCACAAAGGCTTAATTTACGTTCGGCAGAAGGTTTTagtttatttgtaaaaattgcaGATAAGGTCATTTCAGTACCGGAAggtgatttcttttttgattttgtgCGGCATCTAACAGATTGGATCAAAAAGGCTAGACCATCACGGGATG gtATTTCTCCTCAGTTTACGTATCaagtattttttatgaaaaagctATGGACAAATACAGTTCCTGGAAAAGACAGAAATGCGGATCTTATATTTCACTTTCATCAAGAACTTCCAAAGTTACTGAGag gATACCATAAGTGTACTAAAGAAGAAGCTTCGAGATTAGCAGCATTAGTATATAGAGTGCGTTTTGGAGAAAGTAAACAAGAGCTTCAAGCGATTCC GCAAATGTTGAGAGAACTCATACCAAGCGATTTAGTAAAGATCCAAAATTCGAATGATTGGAAAAGATCTATAATAGCTGCATATAATCAAGATGCTG gaatGAGCCCAGAGGATGCTAAGAtaacatttttgaaaatagttTATCGGTGGCCAACATTTGGATCTGCATTCTTTGAAGTTAAACAAAGTACAGAACCAAATTATCcagaattacttttaattgcAATTAATAAACATGGAGTAAGCGTTATACATCCTCAAACAAAG gatatattaataacacaTCCTTTCACTAGAATCTCAAATTGGTCATCTGGTAACACCTACTTTCATATGACAATAGGAAACTTGGTACGAGGTTCTAAACTTTTATGTGAAACTTCACTTGGTTATAAAATGGATGATCTGTTAACTtcgtatatttcattaatgcTCACGAATATGAATAAGCAACGTacaatacgaataaaatag
- the LOC122632868 gene encoding suppressor of hairless protein, translating to MPHQFGLPTMAHGMQSPPSPTSVMSVYPRYGSGMYRSDHQDQRLTREAMERYLRDRSDMVIVILHAKVAQKSYGNEKRFFCPPPCIYLFGDGWRMRQEQMLREGESEQSAQLCAFIGIGNSDQDMQQLDLNNGKQYCAAKTLYISDSDKRKHFMLSVKMFYGSGHDIGVFHSKRIKVISKPSKKKQSLKNADLCIASGTRVALFNRLRSQTVSTRYLHVENGNFHASSTQWGAFTIHLLDDNESESEEFQVRDGYVHYGSTVKLVCSVTGMALPRLVIRKVDKQMASLEADDPVSQLHKCAFYMKDTDHMYLCLSQERIIQFQATPCPKEANKEMINDGACWTIISTDKAEYQFFEGMGPVRSPVTPVPLVHSLHLNGGGDVAMLELTGDNFTPNLQVWFGDVEAETMYRCQESMLCVVPDISLFRGEWLWVRQPTQVPVSLVRNDGIIYATGLTFTYTPEPGPRPHCPPADEIMRAPRAMHNQASMSSAIADVPWNTHQPPQSGL from the coding sequence atgccACATCAATTTGGATTGCCCACAATGGCTCATGGCATGCAGTCTCCTCCATCACCGACTTCAGTCATGTCGGTGTATCCTCGCTATGGCTCAGGCATGTATAGATCTGATCATCAAGACCAGAGACTTACTCGTGAAGCAATGGAACGTTACCTACGTGATCGAAGTGACATGGTGATTGTAATTCTGCATGCTAAGGTAGCACAAAAATCATATGGTAatgaaaagagatttttttgtCCTCCACcgtgcatttatttatttggtgATGGTTGGAGAATGCGACAAGAACAGATGCTTCGTGAAGGTGAAAGTGAACAGTCAGCTCAACTTTGTGCTTTCATTGGAATTGGCAATTCTGATCAAGATATGCAACAACTTGATCTCAATAATGGAAAACAATATTGTGCAgcaaaaacattatatatttcagattCTGACAAAAGAAAGCATTTTATGCTCTctgtaaaaatgttttatggAAGTGGACATGACATTGGTGTATTTCAcagtaaaagaataaaagtaatttcaaaaccttctaagaaaaaacaatctttaaaaaatgcaGATTTATGTATTGCAAGTGGTACAAGAGTAGCACTTTTTAATCGCTTAAGATCACAGACTGTTAGTACACGTTATCTCCATGTAGAAAATGGTAACTTTCATGCAAGTTCCACACAGTGGGGTGCATTTACAATTCATTTATTAGATGATAATGAAAGTGAGTCTGAAGAATTTCAAGTGCGTGATGGATATGTTCATTATGGCAGTACAGTGAAGTTAGTATGCTCAGTCACAGGGATGGCATTACCACGATTAGTAATTCGTAAGGTTGATAAGCAAATGGCCAGTCTTGAAGCAGATGATCCAGTATCACAGCTGCATAAATGCGCCTTCTATATGAAAGATACGGATCATAtgtatctttgtctttctcaaGAACGTATTATACAATTCCAAGCAACGCCGTGTCCTAAAGAagcaaataaagaaatgataaatgatgGTGCTTGCTGGACGATAATCAGTACAGATAAAGCAGAATATCAGTTTTTTGAAGGCATGGGACCAGTAAGATCACCTGTAACACCCGTACCGCTTGTTCATAGTCTTCACTTAAATGGTGGTGGAGATGTTGCCATGCTCGAATTAACTGGTGACAATTTTACTCCTAATCTTCAAGTATGGTTCGGAGATGTTGAGGCAGAGACAATGTATAGATGTCAAGAAAGTATGTTATGTGTTGTACCTGATATATCACTCTTTAGAGGAGAATGGTTGTGGGTACGGCAGCCTACACAAGTTCCAGTTTCTTTAGTGCGAAATGATGGAATCATTTATGCAACTGGTCTAACATTTACTTACACTCCTGAGCCTGGTCCACGCCCACATTGTCCACCTGCAGACGAAATAATGAGAGCTCCACGTGCCATGCACAATCAAGCTAGTATGTCATCAGCAATAGCTGATGTACCATGGAATACGCATCAACCTCCGCAATCAGGCCTCTGA